One window of the Peromyscus maniculatus bairdii isolate BWxNUB_F1_BW_parent chromosome 18, HU_Pman_BW_mat_3.1, whole genome shotgun sequence genome contains the following:
- the LOC102905457 gene encoding olfactory receptor 6C2-like, with product MRNHTVTTFILLGLTEDPQIQSLLLIFLLFTYLLNVTGNLAIILLTLTDPHLKTPMYFFLQNFSLLEILFTSACIPRYLYSLSTGDKIITYGACASQAFFTDLFGVTEFFLLATMSYDRYVAICKPLHYTTIMSNTACRRLLLCCWVTGLFIILPPFSLSQNLQFCDSNVIDSFLCDVSPFLKISCSDTWVIEQMVIGCAVLTFITTLFCVVLSYVYIIKTIIRFPSAQQRKKAFSTCSSHMIVVSITYGSCIFIYVKPSAKDSVATNKGVIVLTTSIAPMLNPFIYTLRNKQVKQAFNDSIKKIALECQN from the coding sequence ATGAGGAACCATACAGTAACAACATTCATTCTCCTGGGACTTACAGAGGACCCACAAATTCAAAGTCTGCTtttgatttttctactttttaccTACCTGTTGAATGTAACTGGCAATTTGGCAATTATCTTACTTACATTAACGGATCCTCACCTTAAAACACCGATGTACTTTTTCCTGCAAAACTTTTCCCTCTTAGAAATCTTGTTCACATCAGCTTGTATTCCTAGATACTTGTATAGCCTGTCAACGGGTGACAAGATTATTACCTATGGTGCCTGTGCCAGTCAAGCATTTTTCACTGACCTTTTTGGAGTAACTGAATTTTTTCTCCTGGCCACCAtgtcctatgaccgctatgtggccatctgtaaaCCCCTGCACTACACCACCATCATGAGCAACACTGCCTGCAGAAGACTCCTTCTTTGCTGCTGGGTGACTGGGCTTTTCATCATACTCCCACCCTTTAGCCTGAGCCAAAATCTGCAATTCTGTGATTCTAATGTCATTGATAGCTTTCTTTGTGATGTGTCTCCCTTCCTGAAGATTTCTTGCTCAGACACGTGGGTCATTGAGCAGATGGTTATAGGCTGTGCTGTGTTGACCTTCATCACAACCCTTTTTTGTGTTGTTCTTTCCTATGTCTACATAATCAAGACGATTATAAGGTTTCCTTCTgcccagcaaaggaaaaaggccttTTCTACCTGTTCTTCCCACATGATTGTGGTTTCCATCACTTATGGCAGCTGCATCTTCATCTATGTCAAGCCATCAGCAAAGGATTCAGTGGCCACCAACAAGGGTGTAATAGTGCTAACCACTTCCATTGCTCCCATGTTGAACCCTTTCATTTACACCTTGAGGAACAAGCAAGTCAAACAGGCCTTCAATGATTCAATCAAAAAAATTGCCTTAGAATGCCAAAATTGA
- the LOC102905141 gene encoding olfactory receptor 6C2-like, whose amino-acid sequence MRNRTTITTFILLGLTDDPKLQVLIFVFLFLTYMLSVAGNLTIITLTLLDPHLKTPMYFFLRNFSFLEVSFTTVCIPRFLHMMATGDNTVTYNACATQLFFVVLFGATEFFLLAAMSYDRYVAICKPLHYTTIMNNRVCTVLVLSCWCAGLLIILPPLGIGLQLEFCDSNVIDHFGCDASPILQITCSDTVFIEKIVLAFAILTLIITLVCVVLSYTYIIKTILKFPSAQQRKKAFSTCSSHMIVVSITYGSCIFIYIKPSAKEGVAINKVVSVLTTSVAPLLNPFIYTLRNKQVKEAFKDTVKRIVFLTKK is encoded by the coding sequence ATGAGAAATCGTACGACAATAACAACATTCATCCTGCTGGGATTGACAGATGACCCGAAACTACAAGttctaatttttgtatttttgtttctcaCATACATGTTGAGCGTGGCCGGGAACCTCACCATTATCACTCTCACTCTTTTAGATCCTCATCTTAAAACACCCATGTATTTTTTCCTccgaaatttttctttcttagaagTCTCATTCACCACTGTCTGCATCCCCAGATTCCTGCACATGATGGCTACAGGAGATAATACTGTGACTTACAATGCTTGTGCTACTCAGTTGTTTTTCGTTGTCCTCTTTGGAGCAACAGAGTTTTTCCTCCTCGCTGCCAtgtcctatgaccgctatgtggccatctgcaagccCCTGCACTACACCACCATCATGAACAACCGAGTGTGCACAGTTCTCGTCCTGTCCTGTTGGTGTGCTGGCCTGTTGATCATCCTCCCGCCTCTTGGCATAGGCCTCCAGCTGGAGTTCTGTGACTCCAATGTGATCGATCATTTTGGCTGTGATGCCTCTCCCATTCTACAGATAACCTGCTCAGACACAGTGTTCATAGAGAAAATTGTCTTGGCTTTTGCCATACTGACACTCATTATTACTCTAGTGTGTGTTGTTCTGTCCTACACATACATAATCAAGACCATTTTAAAGTTCCCTTCTGcccaacaaaggaaaaaagccttTTCCACTTGCTCCTCCCATATGATTGTGGTTTCTATCACCTATGGCAGCTGCATTTTCATCTACATTAAACCTTCAGCTAAGGAAGGGGTGGCTATCAATAAGGTTGTGTCTGTGCTCACAACATCCGTCGCCCCATTGCTTAACCCATTCATTTATACACTTCgaaacaaacaagtgaaagaagCTTTCAAAGACACAGTAAAACGAATTGTGTTTCTCACAAAGAAGTAA